The genomic stretch TTTATTAATAAATGTCTGAAATAACTTAAATAGAGCCCCTTTCGCTCCCTTAAAACCCTAGCAATTTCTGTAAGGCAAACGCTTCCATAAGAGCTCCCTAACTGCAGCTCCCTCCTTTTCAACTCTCCGCCACCATggtattctctctctctctctatatcttTTTTTGCTTTTGTATGTGTGTATTTGTTGGTAACCTTCATTTTGCTTGGTTACTGTGTTTCATCACTAAAAGCTAATGTCTTTTTTTCACTTTGTGAAAATGTTTAATTGTAGACTACAGAAACAGTAAACCCAAAAGCATACCCACTTGCGGATGCGCAGCTTACTACAACAATAATGGACTTGGTTCAACAAGCTGCTAACTATAAGCAGCTTAAAAAGGGTGCTAATGAAGGTATAATATTTGTAAAGTTTCATTTTTTATGTCTTTTTTAGTGTATAAGTGATTTATAGATGTAACGGATAAAGTGGGTTTGGTTTTGTTTCAGCCACAAAGACTCTAAACAGAGGGATTGCGGAGTTTGTTGTAATGGCAGCTGATACAGagccccttgaaatccttcttcatcTCCCACTCCTTGCTGAAGATAAGgtaattttgttttttctttgtcttttgcAACTCTTTTGGCTGGCTATATCATACAGAGTTCCGACCGTCAAAACTCATTCATAAAATTGCTTTGGTTGCTTATCTATAAATCACCGACCTTAACTTGTTTCGGACTAAGGCGTAGTTGTCGTTTGCTtattaaaaaaaggaaatagcTTTGATTGCTTATTTATTAAACAAAGGGAAGATTGCTTTGGTTGCTTACTAGCTTGATTACTTGAGTGAAGTGCAGTTTTTCTTTGATAGCTTAATAGCGATGTGCCCAGAATGAAGCGCAGTTATTCTTGTTAACTCGTTTAATACCAAAATGAGAAAGCCTTTTAGGTGTTACATTTAGCTCTTATGTTTTTTCCTGCGACGATGTGCTATTTCATCTTGTTTTGTGATATACTTAGCATTTACTGGGGACATATAAGGATAATATGGTGATGTTTAAGGATATCAAGCTGAAAAGTTAAGTGCTTTAGTACAGGACAAAGAGCTATAGAATAGGCAAGCTGGAGCCAGTCTCTCACCCTCTGTGGTACTGTTTATCAGAGAGATGTGCTTTCTATTAGCAATATAAATGCCTTGTACCTGGCCCCCACCCTGCCTGGTGATCCCTCCCCCTAAAGAAAGGTTCTGTTGATGGAGAAAGTGGATTCCAGCCGCAGAAGAGTTTGTATTTAAAAAGAGTCTTCTGGCTATTTCTTgtgttattctttttttttttctgactTTAATCTCTTTATTTGGCTTGGAAAACAATCTAAAACAAGAAGACCGAGCATGTCTATGCAAACTCTTATACTTCTACAGGTCTAAAACATAGGTTTTCCGGTTCGATATCTTTGCATATTTTCAGATCTTTGTGAATTGGTTAATAGTTCAAATGAAGTTCCTTTTTTTTGACAAGTAGTTCAAATGAAGTTCCTTGTCAGTCTATTTGAAGAATTATTCAAGATAGATTCCTTAAAGATGCTTGGAGCCATGAACTTCCATTGTCATGTAGTCGAGCACATTaaattttaaaaagggaaaagttctAGGATTTTAGAAATGTGAAGATAGGTAATTTTTTGCTGGAAGAAAATATTTACAGAAGTTTATGATTCTTTCTTTCGAACTGTTTGGAGACACTACTTTTGAAGTGATTTTGTTTTTCCTGACTTTTCACAGGTTTTCTGTTAGTGATAGGTTACACTTAAGCTCTAGTATGTAGTCTTCGAGTGACTAGCGTTATTAGCCGGTTGCATATTTAAATTAACCTTCCCTGCTTTGCTGTGTTGTGCAATGCTTATTATACTATCAAACTGCAATTCCTCCCGGTTTTGGTGCTAATTAGCCTTACTGTTGGTAAATAGAATTGCATCTGAGATGAGTGTCAATTTTAATTCTGTAATTCAAGAAATGCTGCTAATTGCTAAACTTTTCTTATCCTTGTttctctcaatatttcagaatgTCCCATATGTTTTTGTTCCCTCAAAGCAAGCTCTTGGTCGAGCATGTGGTGTTACCCGACCTGTGATTGCTGCTTCTGTAACAAGCAACGAAGGAAGTCAGTTGAAATCACAAATTCAGCAATTGAAGGTAATGTCATGGATGATTTCTAGAATTTTGAGTTCCTTCCTTTATCTTAATACCGAAAtggattttctcttttcttgtgaTGCAGGATGCAATTGAGAAGCTTCTTATATAAATCTTGAGCCTTTTCAGCATGAGGGGCCTCATGATTTCTGAAGTGGATTGAGTAGGCTTTGACTGAAGCAGttatttcctctcttttttctcttttccttcctttctcATTTTCCCTTGTCTGGTTACAATGACTTTTTATGAGTTATGTTAAGACAGCCTATTATGTTTGAGAAGTTAAAATCAAGTTTACATTACCTTTTAGCCTGAGTTTTCATGTATCATGTACTATATCTTTTTTAAGGGTATAAAGGTTTTTAGAAAAATCATGGTGAGCAAGAACATGGTTGAAGGATTCTCGTTCCTGACAGAGATCAGTTCTAGACTCTTGACGTGCATCAAACTCTATTAAAGCTATTAAACTTAAACTGGCTCACTTCCACTCTGCGGTAAACTTGTAAGTTATCCATTATGCGGAGCGGGTTTGGATTTAGTTGGATTCTTTAGAATTCCCAGGTTTTGACATGTGATGACTCTGTTATTTTGAATGGCCACTGACTAAGAACCATAGTGACATTTTACTCATTTTtgcgaatttggtgttgtgaAATCTTTGTTTGATATGTAGGTTTTAGTGGCTGGTACTAAAATGTTGAATCATTCAAGTGATAACTATTTCTCAAATCCTAAACTTGTTGAGGGTGGCTGTAAGAATTCTCAATtgcatttctttttctttgaacTTTGAATTACTGGTTGTGGATTTGTCTTCTAAGACAATTTGAGGATTCCCAAAGCTAGAGTTTCCTCAGGTCTCACTTTCATACATTAACAAACGACTAAAAATAAAGACAATAGCAGACTATAATGtgttgaatatgtttccttttgaatgatttagatttatctttttgaatatttaattttCTATAGATTGTATTCTTGAGTTCCAACTTGGTTAATATCTTTTCACTCGTGTGATTTTATATTTTCATTGTTGCTTAGTTTTTTGTATACtattgtagaatagttgatggatatATACTGTGGCCATCGTTCATGTCCgtttaattcatcaccctttgtctagagagttttgctaagccCGATAAAAGTATGTATGTTATTGCGTTGCACTAGTGACTTTTATAAGACATTGAAAAATTTatcgaaaattaaccgaaccgtctCGAAGAGAAATTGATATGATTGAGACGGTTTCGAAAAGTTTAATTTTGTTCatacataatagaataatcgaaaaattggtatggtagaaatttaataataaaataaccggccgaatCGAAATGTTGACATCCCTACTTTAACGATATAGAGATAATAATTTCACTTAATCTTCAGCTTAAATCTAAACATACTCCTTAAGAGAGAACATTTAAATAACAATAAAAGAACCCAGTTTTAATAAAAGACCATGTTATtcccaaataaaataaaatcataaaTATCCGGATGTTGAGAAAATAAATAGTGTTAATCTCGATATTCAAATCTAAATACAACATGTtaatattcatatatatatatatagtttcaagtatcttaatcctttttaaaaaaattgccCCTAATCATAATCAATTTGCATACGTGGAATATACCTCTTAGTTAATAGGGTAATGTGGTTGATGGAGAttcataaaaaatgaaaaagaggattTCCCACTACACGTTTTGGTTATGCATACGTAGAAAGTAtattatttctatttttcttaatCTATGTATGTTAAGAAACTAAACACAAAGTAataaaatagacaataaaataGACAATAGATGCAGAGATGATGAGAGAACTTTCTTATTTCATCAAGtgtttttcaagtatatcactTCTCATCCTCTATTTATAGTATTACATAGAGGTATACAAAAGAATGCCATAAATATgacattaagcatttgagatcatggaggaagatcaTGAGGGAGGTTATGGAAGTATGAGAGTTACAACCATAAGTATTGAAGTAGTGAGAGTTATGGAGATAATAGAGAAGAGAAATCGGTATTATTCCTTTGATGGTTATGGACATCCACCACAATTTAATATTTGATAACGCTCCTccttggatgtccatagataatgtgtctcgttaaaaccttactaggaaaaattcATGTGGgaaaaattctagtgaaggaaaaagattGCACATATCTAGTTATACGCATTGCTTACTGTCTTATTAAAAACCTAGCCAGAAAAAGCCAGTGGAATAAAACCTTagctaaggaaaaaagagtacaacgcgtatttgCCTCCCCTGATAGAAGCATCAATTTAATTCTCCAAGATAATGTGTTCCGATCCTGCATACCATCTTCTCAAATGTTAAGGTTACTCATGCTTCATTGAACAAAACCACTAAATTATCAAGCGAACAAATTTGTTGAACATTTATTTCACCGTTCGTTGAAGATTTTGTCTGATAAAGAACATTCGTGAAATATGTTTTATTCTTTTTCCTTCAACATATCCTTTTTTCAATTGAAATAAGCAAACATTATCATCTTCACTATTATTGGAATCTTCTCTTCAAAGGAAAGTCACATCTGTTGTGTGTGTAGTCACTTGCTTTAACAGTTACTAGTATATTGACATGACTTGAATAGCATCAATAATTAAATGCCTTATAGAATAATAATATGGCAGTACCCTCACATGCAAATAGATTGTTTGAAAAACAAACTTCAAAAAATGCATGCATTTGCATAACCAACAAAATACTGACAATATTTGTTAGAATAAACAATCTATATTAAAGATTCCTTTTGCAATATAACACTAATCATATTTCAATATCTCCATATAGGAGTAAAACTATATCTCGCTAGCATATTGTTATGCTCATGGTtctagcaagatacattagtccGCAAATTGCACTAGACACAAAAACAAATCATGTACGCCATGATTGCTCCAATCCACATAAGGAGTTACCGaaactttatttaataaatttcttgggaACCTTAATATGCTTCAGAccaatttaaatccttcaagaattttcattataCACATATCAAATGTATTATCAAACCAAAACCTGAAATAACTACATTCaccacaggagaatatgtctccatataatcaatgcaaGGATATTTACAAATCTTCTTGttccacaagtcgtctttatgtctatcgacttgattgtatttatttttggttcaagaacacatttatacctccactggctttatactttcaggtaTTGAGAATATtcgtccaacttcacattttactagtgaagtcaattttcatcacgtatttttcatttggccaatcatttatctgtccaaattccatgacagatttgagctcaagatcctcatcaatattaataatattgagcacTACATTATATCAACAATATCGTTGAGGATCACTTTATATCGGTTCCATCGTTACCCAATAAAGACATAAGTTATTCagatctctttatctcattatcagatacctgagcctctcccatgaaGTATTATGAATTGTTATGTCATGGAGCTATTCTAGAGCACTTTCTTCCTTATTATTACCATCTTGATCATTTGCTTCTCTCCTTCTTCAAGAAGTTTTATCTTTAGAACCATTAGTCTATTACGCTTCATGCATGCCATAGATTCTGTCCATTATGAATTTTATACTATTTGGAGCATTAACAAATGAAGTATAACATTTAGCTTCGGGTCAGCAAATAGCTTTGGCAATATTTTGCAAataaattatcacttgaacttcatcTAGATATACTCATAATAATTCATTCCACATATCACTTTTTCAGCTGtctattttctccccctaatgttcaGATCACCAACACATACCCCAACCTTTTTTGGgaacccatctttgtgcattgtggtgggATAATTTAATCATATAGCACATTCATATTTCTAGGtgaaaattatttggttcctgaccctgaaccaatTGTGAAAGGGAGAATTTATTATAACttcttggctagatgcgtacaagtgctgctgtatattaaataatatacctcataccaaatttctatttttggaagttttgttctcataaccaatggattatctataattggaggcatagaATTTCTGCTAAActaacttggatttaaaccatcATTATCAAGATAAATCAACATAATTTATATTCAGGATTTGTACTCTAATAATTTGAGAAATCAACCTTGCAAAATCCAAgatgcaagttgataacaaacgcacatgtgaccatacaatagatgcatctattaaaatcatataataacagtccatttgtaacgacccgatcggtcattttactttctagaactcgttcccctaaataagacttttcgtacttgcttttactattttatgacttattGGGAtgttagttcgggatttggaagagtgcaggttgaaatcggaacatttGGTTCCTCAAGGTTGGCTTAAAAagccaagtttgactttggtcaacctttttagtaaaagacctcggaatcaagatttgacgattccaataggttcgtatgatggtttcgaacttgggcgtatgttcagagcgggttttggatgacccgggagcgtttcggcgcctaatagtgaaagttatCATTTTGAGCAAATTCCATAAGTTTGGCTTGAGATGGATTTTTATGTTTTAGACatccatttgggattccgagcctgagaatagctccgtatggtgattcctgacttaggagcgcatccggaGTGAATTCGGAAGTCCGTAGGTCGTTTCagagtcatttggcgaaagttagaatttgaagtttttgaaaagtttgatcgatggtggactttttgatatcgggttagGATTCTAGTTCCGGAATTTGGAGTAGGCCcttaatgtcatttaagacttgcacgcaaagtttggcgtcattccgagttgatttgattgGAATCGGACGCGCAGaagtgttttagaagtttttggagtTCATGAATTCATGCGTTTCAGCATCCAGCTCgtggtttttgatgttattttagtgttctGATCGCGTGCAAGTTTATATGATGTTTCTATACTTGTGTGGGTG from Nicotiana sylvestris chromosome 12, ASM39365v2, whole genome shotgun sequence encodes the following:
- the LOC104222431 gene encoding uncharacterized protein → MTTETVNPKAYPLADAQLTTTIMDLVQQAANYKQLKKGANEATKTLNRGIAEFVVMAADTEPLEILLHLPLLAEDKNVPYVFVPSKQALGRACGVTRPVIAASVTSNEGSQLKSQIQQLKDAIEKLLI